One segment of Cutaneotrichosporon cavernicola HIS019 DNA, chromosome: 4 DNA contains the following:
- a CDS encoding uncharacterized protein (protein folding) — protein sequence MDPPPPPDLAAPPTVLALRDLAPPVQGRPGSLASVRSGRDLVKAADETVFVPEQLYAFLTSPEHTVTACLGNATVDMPVRIIAEHLFGLGYGSFGLWTGEMPTRPPERVERDPLKGVKGWLGRITGKPGRRSGSPAKKENESERASDESDADTDTIRSMRNLSTSELDEVRRCGQWRGASPSDLFLNIYAQALLALEKNPLNGLVSPALMGACGVAPLTIISHSLDIVRHYASLIARSKSEIFFTTNVWEASEAASIVADALRALSKAVMERGGPKVVVKIMYDRGVADGGAHQRVDPKIFSSPAVGLPSPEEVPGCSLEVQNYHIPPVGSFHQKTVIVDRQVALLSSNNVQNRDDVGFMVQLEGPIVQSIYDTAILSWWMSFKDPLPLLARPPEYPDTLSEQDFIFGEAHKDVEGMGDREAIAERTRQRLVLTPPVEGNPFSPVVVHAPHAPFPVAMVNRTPRGRRGCGDAFVPQNQAWLAGFKFATRKVFLQTPTFSAKPLVLAALEAVRRGVVVEIYADLEFDNGTPSAEGRANQLVAAYMYSQLVPEHRQNLRVYWYTAKGDSIVDEQIAVQGNGNADVNSWLHAQEINVLVDSAQLCREWRTALDANQDTRAQGRVGDDGVWRDASGRALPAAPESTPATMPRTLVRETPVRDVRNREPRPPMPKRDSGGIALVKKAAAAAAAKSPRPQSMDGKKV from the exons ATGGacccgccaccaccaccagacCTCGCGGCACCGCCGACGGTCCTTGCGCTCCGCGACCTAGCCCCGCCAGTCCAAGGACGTCCTGGCAGCCTGGCGAGTGTGAGGAGTGGTCGggacctcgtcaaggccgccgacgagaccGTCTTCGTCCCAGAGCAACTGTACGCGTTCCTCACGTCCCCAGAACATACGGTCACTGCGTGTCTGGGTAATGCGACGGTGGACATGCCAGTCCGTATTATTGCCGAACATCTCTTTGGGCTTGGGTATGGTTCGTTTGGACTTTGGACGGGCGAGATGCCTACGCGGCCGCCGGAACGAGTCGAACGCGATCCACTCAAGGGCGTCAAGGGATGGCTGGGACGGATAACGGGAAAACCTGGGCGAAGGTCTGGTAGTCCagccaagaaggagaatgagagcgagagggccagcgacgagagcgacgccgacacAGATACTATTCGTTCGATGCGGAATCTCTCGACTTCGGAGTTGGACGAAGTTCGGCGGTGTGGTCAATGGCGTGGAGCGAGCCCAAGCGACCTCTTTCTCAAT ATCTATGCGCaggccctccttgccctcgagaAGAACCCCCTTAATGGGTTGGTATCACCCGCGCTCATGGGCGCGTGCGGCGTTGCGCCGCTCACTATCATTTCACACAGCTTGGATATCGTGCGACACTATGCCTCACTCATCGCGAGGTCCAAGAGCGAAATCTTCTTCACGACCAATGTATGGGAAGCGAGTGAGGCGGCGTCTATCGttgccgacgcgctcagAGCTCTCTCCAAAGCTGTGAtggagcgcggcggcccaAAAGTCGTGGTCAAGATCA TGTACGATCGTGGGGTTGCGGATGGGGGTGCACaccagcgcgtcgacccAAAgatcttctcctccccagCGGTCGGGTTACCCTCCCCCGAAGAGGTGCCGGGTTGCAGTCTCGAGGTGCAGAATTACCATATTCCTCCAGTCGGCTCGTTCCACCAGAAGACGGTGATTGTCGACCGCCAAGTCGCGTTGCTAAGCAGTAACAACGTGCAGAATCGG GACGACGTGGGGTTCATGGTCCAGCTCGAGGGTCCAATCGTACAGAGCATCTACGACACGGCCATCCTCTCGTGGTGGATGAGTTTCAAGGACCCACTGCCCCTCCTAGCCCGTCCTCCGGAATATCCCGACACCCTCTCCGAACAAGACTTCATCTTTGGCGAAGCCCACAAGGACGTAGAGGGCATGGGTGATCGCGAAGCGATAGCCGAACGAACCCGTCAACGACTGGTGCTCACTCCTCCAGTAGAAGGAAACCCATTTAGTCCTGTGGTCGTTCACGCCCCCCACGCACCCTTCCCTGTCGCAATGGTGAACCGTACACCacgaggacggcggggATGTGGTGACGCCTTTGTTCCACAAAACCAAGCCTGGCTTGCAGGCTTCAAATTCGCCACCCGCAAAGTATTCCTCCAAACGCCAACATTCAGCGCTAAAccactcgtcctcgctgcgctcgaggcAGTTCGGCGCGGTGTCGTAGTGGAAATCTACGCCGACCTGGAATTCGATAACGGAACACCAAGCGCCGAGGGAAGAGCAAACCAGCTCGTCGCAGCCTACATGTACTCTCAACTGGTGCCTGAACATCGCCAGAATCTCAGAGTATACTGGTACACTGCCAAGGGCGATTCAA TTGTGGACGAGCAGATTGCGGTGCAGGGCAACGGGAACGCAGATGTCAATTCCTGGTTACATGCCCAGGAGATTAATGTCCTCGTTGACTCTGCGCAGCTTTGTCGAGAGTGGAGGACGGCACTCGACGCTAACCAGGATACGAGAGCACAAGGGCGCGTtggcgacgatggcgtCTGGCGAGACGCCAGTGGGCGCGCACTTCCCGCCGCGCCGGAGAGCACGCCCGCAACCATGCCCCGCACGTTGGTCAGGGAGACACCTGTGCGCGACGTGCGGAATCGCGAGCCGAGGCCACCGATGCCTAAGCGCGATAGCGGGGGGATTGCGCTCgtcaagaaggcggcggcggcggcggcggccaagtCCCCTAGGCCGCAGAGCATGGATGGGAAGAAGGTGTAG
- the vps35 gene encoding uncharacterized protein (Vacuolar protein sorting-associated protein 35) produces MSVSEDPKILADALNVVKVQTVQLRRCLEAEEIMEALKAASTMLSELRTSSLSPKQYYELYMAVFDSLRYLSTYLYEAHVDGRHHLADLYELVQYAGNIVPRLYLMITVGSVYMSIPDAPVREIMKDMLEMSRGVQHPTRGLFLRHYLSGQTRDFLPVGSEDGPLGNLQDSIGFVLTNFIEMNKLWVRLQHQGHSREREKREMERRDLRILVGTNLVRLSQLEGVEVEMYQKMILPAVLEQVVNCKDVIAQEYLMEVVIQVFTDEFHLHTLPQFLGATAQLHPRVNVKQIVIALIDRLAAFAAREAENEDPDEKKRGEEEAARRLADKVKGMRIKGSPPTSPTEAKLPSPRPAEADEWANTSVADGAETEGQGSEGENKETVDESKENGGAEGEKNEEETAEPEKPAPHKLRTFRGIPEDAHLFEVFWQQIVELIKARPDLSVQDITALFVSLANLSLSCYPDRLEYIDQILSYATTKVHDYQNSPDLHAPQTTANLLALLLAPILSYLSVLTLLAIPSYIPLLSVQPYTTRASIGQAVVSSVLKNDTLIETTSDVEGVLGLCAVLVRDQKDSASGAPRHARQPIDLREMAEEQGWVARMVHLFRSEDLHVQFDLLQTANKLLAEGGERIRWTFPPLIASSIQLARRFKTRQPDEKDWEQRVTSLFKFIHRLISILYTKVEAPETCLQLFLLAGQVADDCGLEELAYEFFVQAFVIYEESISESRAQLQAITGIISALQSSRVFGPDNYDTLITKAALHGSKLLKKSHQATAVLYASHMWWQTDEPGRERHEVNKPLRDGKRVLECLQKSLRIATGCIDELTSVQLYVDALDRYIYYFEQGVEAVTPKYINSLVELITSNIDAVHSTDVHPASASPPGLIDGINTPDMIVKHFTNTLRCIRNKQTLHAQRREPEDEEDGEERPLVVDWSAVDVVGGCLKMGIA; encoded by the exons ATGTCGGTCTCAGAGGATCCAAAgatcctcgccgacgccctcAATGTCGTCAAAGTACAGACTGTACAGCTCCGGCGGTGTCTCGAGGCAGAGGAGATCATGGAGGCTCTCAAGGCCGCATCAACCATGTTGTCCGAGCTTCGCACCTCGTCCCTCTCGCCGAAACAGTACTATGAGCTGTACATGGCTGTCTTTGACAGCCTCCGATACCTCAGCACGTACCTGTACGAAGCGCACGTCGACGGACGGCATCATCTGGCCGACCTCTACGAGCTTGTCCA GTACGCCGGTAACATTGTACCCCGCCTGTACCTCATGATTACGGTCGGGTCGGTGTACATGTCCATTCCGGACGCACCAGTGCGCGAGATCATGAAGGACATGCTCGAGATGTCCCGTGGCGTGCAGCATCCGACACGAGGCCTGTTCCTCCGCCACTACCTCTCGGGCCAGACGCGTGATTTCCTCCCTGTCGGAAGCGAGGACGG acCTTTGGGCAACCTGCAGGACTCGATCGGTTTCGTGCTTACCAACTTCATCGAGATGAACAAGCTGTGGGTGCGGCTGCAGCACCAGGGCCATTcgcgtgagcgcgagaagcgcgaAATGGAGCGGCGCGACCTGCGCATTCTTGTTGGCACCAACCTCGTGCGCCtctcgcagctcgagggagtggaggtcgagatgTACCAGAAGATGATCCTGCCAGCGGTCCTCGAGCAAGTTGTCAACTGCAAGGATGTCATCGCGCAGGAGTACCTCATGGAGGTAGTTATACAGGTATTCACAGACGAGTTCCACCTGCACACGCTTCCACAGTTCCTCGGCGCAACAGCGCAGTTGCACCCCCGCGTCAACGTCAAGCAGATTGTCATCGCTCTCATCGACAGATTGGCTGCGTTTGCCGCGCGTGAGGCAGAGAATGAGGATCccgacgagaagaagcgaggagaagaggaggctgcCCGTCGCTTAGCGgacaaggtcaagggcATGCGCATCAAGGGCTCACCACCAACATCGCCCACGGAGGCAAAGTTaccctcgcctcggccggccgaggcggacgagtgGGCTAACACGTCGGTCGCGGACGGTGCAGAAACGGAAGGCCAGGGGAGCGAAGGAGAGAACAAGGAGACGGTGGACGAGTCCAAGGAGAacggtggcgccgagggaGAGAAgaatgaggaggagactgCCGAGCCAGAGAAGCCTGCGCCGCACAAGTTGAGGACATTCCGCGGCATCCCCGAGGACGCACACCTGTTCGAGGTGTTCTGGCAACAGATCGTGGAGCTGATTAAG GCTCGCCCAGATCTGTCCGTCCAGGACATCACCGCGTTGTTCGTGtcgctcgccaacctctcTCTCAGCTGTTATCCAGACCGGCTCGAGTACATTGACCAGATCCTGTCGTacgcgacgacgaaggTCCACGACTACCAGAACTCGCCCGACCTCCATGCCCCGCAGACAACTGCCAACCTTTTAGCACTTCTTCTCGCCCCGATCCTTTCTTACCTCTCTGTCCTCACCCTGCTCGCCATACCCAGCTACATCCCCCTGCTTTCTGTGCAGCCTTACACGACCCGCGCGTCCATTGGCCAGGCAGTCGTGTCCAGTGTTCTCAAGAATGACACTCTCATTGAGACAACCTCTGACGTCGAAGGagtcctcggcctctgtGCCGTGCTCGTGCGCGACCAGAAGGACTCGGCTAGCGGAGCACCCCGTCACGCCCGTCAACCGATTGACCTGCGCGAGATGGCTGAGGAGCAGGGCTGGGTTGCACGTATGGTGCACCTGTTCCGCTCCGAAGATCTGCACGTCCAGTTTGACCTGTTACAGACGGCCAACAAGCTGTTagccgagggcggcgaaCGGATCCGCTGGACCTTCCCGCCCCTTATTGCAAGCAGCATCCAGCTTGCACGGAGATTCAAGACGCGACAGCCGGACGAGAAGGACTGGGAGCAGCGCGTCACATCGCTGTTCAAGTTTATTCACCGCCTCATCTCGATCTTGTATACGAAGGTCGAGGCACCAGAGACTTGCCTCCAACTTTTCCTCTTGGCAGGACAGGTTGCCGACGActgcggcctcgaggagctggcaTACGAGTTCTTCGTGCAGGCGTTCGTCATCTACGAGGAGAGCATCTCCGAGTCGCGGGCACAGCTCCAGGCCATCACTGGGATCATCTCGGCGCTGCAGAGCTCTCGCGTCTTCGGGCCGGATAACTACGATACGCTCATTACCAAGGCGGCGCTTCACGGGTCCAAGTTGCTCAAGAAGAGCCACCAGGCGACGGCTGTGCTGTACGCGTCGCACATGTGGTGGCAGACAGATGAGCCTGGGCGGGAGCGGCACGAGGTCAACAAGCCACTGCGCGACGGCAAGCGTGTGCTCGAATGTCTGCAGAAGAGTCTGCGCATCGCTACGGGCTGCATTGACGAGCTCACCAGTGTGCAGCTgtacgtcgacgcgctcgaccgctACATCTACTACTTTGAGCAGggtgtcgaggccgtcacACCAAAGTACATCAACTCTCTCGTCGAACTCATCACTTCCAACATTGACGCGGTGCACTCCACGGACGTGCAccccgcctcggcgagcccACCTGGTCTCATCGACGGCATCAACACGCCCGACATGATTGTTAAG cacTTTACCAACACGCTCCGGTGCATCCGTAACAAGCAGACGTTGCATGcccagcggcgcgagcccgaggacgaggaagacggcgaggagcgcccGCTTGTCGTTGACTGGAGCGCGGTGGATGTTGTCGGCGGCTGCCTGAAGATGGGCATCGCGTAG
- the TIM22 gene encoding uncharacterized protein (Tim17/Tim22/Tim23/Pmp24 family), translating into MAQPGNPWLAPIYLPGSEPYPPGTTEEEKEGYRQMQRWTKVGGDFMHYCPTKVAMAGGMGFALGGFVSLMGATFALDDPLSRANQQLTTGGKTMAVVKDMGRNMLSQGRGFAKVGALYSGYECVIEGYRAKNDHWNGIAGGFCAGATLARKSGPWGCLLGGLGFAAFSAVIDLYMRKVPTEEP; encoded by the exons ATGGCTCAGCCTGGAAACCCATGGTTGGCACCAATATACCTTCCGGGCAGCGAGCCCTACCCACCTGGAACgactgaggaggagaaggagggatACCGCCAGATGCAGAGGTGGAccaaggtcggcggcgacttTATGCACTACTGCCCCACAAAGGTGGCGATGGCTGGTGGTATGG gctTTGCGCTCGGTGGTTTCGTCTCGCTCATGGGCGCGACATTCGCGCTGGACGACCCACTGTCGCGTGCGAACCAGCAGCTCACGACGGGCGGCAAGACGATGGCGGTCGTCAAAGACATGGGTCGCAACATGTTGTCGCAAGGACGTGGGTtcgccaaggtcggcgcgctGTACTCGGGTTATGAGTGTGTGATTGAAGGG TACCGCGCCAAGAACGACCACTGGAACGGTATCGCGGGTGGTTTCTGTGCAGGCGCGACGCTCGCACGCAAGTCTGGGCCGTGGGGTTGCTTGCTGGGTGGGCTGGGCTTTGCGGCGTTCTCGGCCGTCATTGACCTGTATATGCGCAAGGTGCCAACCGAGGAGCCCTAG
- the SCT1 gene encoding uncharacterized protein (glycerol-3-phosphate O-acyltransferase) translates to MPSGLFYDFFIVFWRLAVLNIFFREIRPRGAWNIPKKGPLLFIAAPHANQFLDPLVLFSEVRKESGRRVSMLTAAKSMDRKFIGAVARAFHSIPVSRAADYAKTGTGKVMLDDSNGLIVRGVGTTFTKQVQPRSQILLPKSIGFAQAAIDEVISDTELRLKSEFTVPSKDGNSNVKATSRVRTYCANKDGSGYKLLPHVDQEQTYGAVFDTLNKGNCIGIFPEGGSHDRTDFLPLKAGFSIMALGAMAANPDLDVKLVPVGLSYFHAHKFRSRAVIEFGAPISCTPELVNMYKEGGAKKREACGKLLEQVHDALRTVTLRAPDWETLQVVQAARRLYRVPGQSLTLGQVVQLSKHFMEGYLHYQHDPRVVELRERTLVYNRKLRDMGIADHQVERASNTSVRSLLLLIYRTGLLLWWGLLSLPGGLLHAPVFTLAKIISHQKAKEALAASTVKIQARDVLATWKVLVSLAITPLLYLVYALAAQVIAYKYDLIPEYRRYLPLFMFAFLPSLGYSALKFGEAGMDVFKSLRPLFLSVWPWNHHEIDTLRTMREELSEDINEVIAEFGPKLYDNFEKSRYMPSAKSPRSRVNNDSVLSHPINWLDDRIFGWNRRGSAVQAWENASTGARSEPGTAPGSPRIPGSPRDSDDEEEADVDYDDILAVVDMSGGRGASSPRRRAGRSYSDLTQMRKKEEELSNTEALQSDYLAPDAVPEHVLKSDLASSINEEAPGLHQRKPYPPNGANTTGSALGLDRGE, encoded by the exons ATGCCCTCCGGCCTCTTTT ACGACTTCTTTATCGTATTCTGGCGGCTTGCCGTCCTCAACATCTTCTTCCGCGAGATCCG GCCGCGAGGCGCCTGGAATATCCCGAAGAAGGGCCCACTTCTCTTCATTGCCGCCCCTCATGCGAACCAGTTCCTCGACCCCCTAGTCCTCTTCAGCGAGGTTAGGAAAGAGTCTGGCCGCCGGGTGTCCATGTTGACTGCCGCCAAG TCCATGGACCGCAAGTTCATCGGCGCCGTTGCTCGTGCATTCCATTCCA TTCCCGTCTCGCGTGCTGCCGACTACGCCAAGACTGGAACCGGCAAGGTCATGCTTGACGACTCTAACGGCCTCATCGtccgcggcgtcggcacCACGTTTACGAAACAGGTCCAGCCCCGGTCGCAGATCCTCCTGCCCAAGTCGATAGGTTTTGCCCAGGCCGCGATCGACGAAGTCATTTCCGACACTGAGCTCAGACTCAAGAGCGAGTTCACGGTGCCCTCAAAGGACGGCAACTCAAACGTCAAGGCCACCAGTCGCGTCCGCACATACTGCGCCAATAAGGACGGATCCGGATACAAGCTCCTCCCGCACGTTGACCAGGAGCAGACTTATGGTGCCGTCTTTGACACTCTTAACAAGGGCAACTGCATCGGCATCTTCCCCGAGGGAGGTTCGCACGACCGTACCGACTTCCTTCCTCTCAAGGCGGGCTTCTCCATCATGGCTCTGGGCGCAATGGCTGCCAACCCGGACCTTGACGTCAAGCTCGTTCCCGTCGGCCTGTCGTACTTCCACGCCCACAAGTTCCGCTCCCGTGCCGTCATCGAGTTTGGTGCACCCATCAGCTGCACGCCGGAGCTCGTCAACATGTACAAGGAGGGTGGAGCCAAGAAGCGTGAGGCGTgcggcaagctcctcgagcaggtcCACGACGCACTCCGCACTGTCACTCTCCGTGCGCCCGACTGGGAGACCCTCCAG gtTGTCCAagccgcccgccgcctctACCGCGTTCCCGGCCAGagcctcaccctcggccaGGTTGTCCAGCTCAGCAAGCACTTCATGGAGGGCTATCTCCACTACCAGCACGACCCTCGCGTTGTCGAGCTCCGCGAACGCACCCTCGTGTACAACCGCAAGCTTCGCGACATGGGCATCGCCGACCAccaggtcgagcgcgctTCCAACACCTCGGTCCGCtcgcttcttcttctcatCTACCGCACTGGTCTCCTTCTCTGGTGGGGTCTGCTGTCGCTCCCTGGTGGTCTTCTCCACGCTCCCGTCTTCACTCTAGCCAAGATCATCTCGCACCAGAAGGCCAAGG AGGCCCTCGCTGCGTCCACTGTCAAGATCCAGGCTCGCGACGTGCTCGCCACCTGGAAGGTGCTCGTGTCTCTTGCCATTACGCCGCTTCTCTACCTCGTCTACGCTCTCGCAGCCCAGGTAATCGCATACAAGTACGACCTCATCCCCGAATACCGTCGCTACCTTCCGCTGTTCATGTtcgccttccttccctcgcTCGGTTACAGCGCTCTGAAGTTTGGTGAGGCTGGCATGGACGTCTTCAAGTCCCTCCGGCCTCTATTCCTCTCGGTGTGGCCGTGGAACCATCACGAGATCGACACGCTCCGCACCatgcgcgaggagctgtCGGAGGACATCAACGAGGTTATCGCCGAGTTTGGCCCCAAGTTGTACGACAACTTTGAGAAGTCACGCTACATGCCGTCCGCGAAGTCGCCCCGCTCTCGTGTCAACAACGACTCTGTCCTCTCGCACCCGATCAACTGGCTCGACGACCGCATCTTTGGCTGGAACCGCCGCGGCTCGGCCGTGCAGGCGTGGGAGAATGCCTCGACCGGTGCCCGCTCCGAGCCTGGCACGGCTCCCGGTTCGCCGCGCATACCTGGCAGCCCGCGCGATtcggatgacgaggaggaggcggacgtCGACTACGacgacatcctcgccgtcgtcgacatgTCTGGTGGTCGCGGTGCTTCGtcgccccgccgccgtgctGGTCGCTCGTACTCGGACCTCACGCAGATgcgcaagaaggaggaggagctgagCAACACCGAGGCCCTCCAGTCCGACTACCTTGCGCCTGACGCTGTGCCCGAGCACGTCCTCAAGTCGGACCTTGCGAGCTCCATCAATGAGGAAGCGCCGGGCCTTCACCAGCGCAAGCCGTACCCTCCTAATGGCGCCAACACCACTGGCAgtgccctcggcctcgacagGGGCGAGTGA
- the AVO2 gene encoding uncharacterized protein (Ankyrin repeats (many copies)), translating to MAAPAPCPLTSGSPPPSSRLQVIRKPSLRIRQAVHDNVPLLMRLQHKGDLRNTDKARLTSLAWAALELSVESFEWLLLEYGHDDSELSRDADNNNIFHFLAAAPAPPGLSPFTDLLLSDSLFPPRAPRPVGHAIELSLRMTEAYYDLFRIVDWSNSSGKTPLHYAAQVDNAPFIDLFCELGADVDLADLQGNTPLHYASAWGHMGSVQVLLERGAQMGLRNLEGFTPADYAYSNSARVAIDNMAREVNEERRARRKEAKRLEREAREREERELLAAQEAWESQQAESREREHRELAEAQEEWERQQAAREREREEAQVPETGGAWPQAQSYSHGEEYAGQGYDVPSGVFAAATAAAQARDHRGSYRSERTPVSSGAYVRDGSPTPRRQSDVPILAFAAPTPPQAPALVMPQQSPSPTPPRTPMRRTPQPSPPRSPYPAQQGMQRTNSAHSSNYRVSPSHSDV from the exons ATGGCAGCCCCGGCGCCATGCCCGCTAACCTCGGGCTCACCGCCCCCCAGCTCACGCCTACAGGTCATTCGCAAGCCAAGCCTCCGCATTCGGCAGGCCGTGC ATGACAACGTGCCGCTCCTCATGAGGCTGCAGCACAAAGGCGACCTGCGGAACACGGATAAGGCGCGCTTGACAAGCTTGGCATGGGCAGCTCTCGAACTGAGCGTCGAGTCATTCGAAtggctcctcctcgagtACGGGCACGACGACTCTGAGCTCTCAAGA GACGCGGATAACAACAACATCTTCCACTTCCTGGCAGCAGCACCGGCTCCACCCGGCTTATCACCATTTACGGACCTGCTCCTCTCAGACTCACTCTTCCCACCACGCGCCCCACGGCCGGTGGGACACGCGATTGAGTTAAGTCTTCGCATGACGGAGGCGTATTACGACCTCTTCCGGATCGTCGACTGGTCCAATTCATCTGGCAAGACGCCCCTTCACTACGCGGCGCAAGTGGACAACGCGCCGTTCATTGACCTATTCTGCGAACTTGGTGCCGATGTGGACCTGGCAGACCTACAGGGTAACACGCCACTACATTACGCCTCAGCATGGGGACATATGGGGAGCGTGCAAGTGCTCCTCGAACGCGGGGCGCAGATGGGACTACGTAACCTCGAGGGCTTTACGCCTGCCGACTACGCGTACTCGAACTCGGCGCGGGTTGCCATAGACAACATGGCCCGCGAAGTGAATGAggagcgccgcgcgcggaggaaggaggccaagcgccttgagcgcgaagctcgagaacgagaagagagagagctCCTCGCTGCACAGGAGGCATGGGAGAGCCAACAGGCCGAGagccgcgagcgcgagcaccGCGAACTGGCAGAGGCGCAAGAGGAATGGGAGCGTCAGCAAGCTGCCCGCGAACGTGAGCGTGAGGAGGCGCAGGTGCCAGAAACAGGGGGTGCTTGGCCCCAGGCGCAGAGTTACTCCCATGGAGAAGAGTACGCGGGGCAGGGATACGACGTACCAAGCGGTGTGTTCGCTGCTGCCACAGCCGCCGCACAGGCCCGCGACCACCGCGGCTCCTACCGCTCAGAGCGGACGCCTGTTTCGAGTGGCGCGTACGTGCGCGACGgctcgcccacgccgcggCGTCAATCGGACGTACCTATATTAGCGTTCGCAGCCCCAACACCACCACAGGCTCCGGCTCTTGTCATGCCACAACAATCCCCATCACCAACGCCACCGCGCACCCCAATGCGACGCACCCCGCAACCATCCCCGCCGCGGTCGCCCTATCCTGCGCAGCAGGGCATGCAGCGCACCAATTCCGCCCACAGCTCCAACTACCGTGTGTCCCCGTCGCATAGCGACGTGTAA
- a CDS encoding uncharacterized protein (Sodium/hydrogen exchanger family) has product MVKLDINETSQSLAIFGGYLVFFGLVSFYFKERLYMSEALMAFLVGIAFGPIGAGVFSPIDWVHGDEHQLDYVTYQISRIVMGLQVLFTGLNLPMKYIWRQKHSLSILLLPVMTTAWFTVGLLVWGLIPGMTFCEALVIGSCVTPTDPVLANSICKGRFAEKYVPLGVRNIILAEAGANDGLGFPFLFIPLLLILRYEPGNVVSTVGGAIGQWFYDIVVYQIIVSVVLGIVIGYVARKALLYAEKHHYIEHESYLAFCVAITFLTLGIVGILGSDDILSCFVVGNVMNWDDSYREGSEGQAFQEVIDCLLNSGIFLFIGAIMPWDQFGNFWSITPWRLVVLGICVMLVRRLPWVWMLALFAGYFGPIGVGALFYAQVALHWVPHDARPRLYAMVLPVVYFIIMTSIIVHGITIPLGMLLQRLFGFDPSKLFSGGHADLLDAKSLRGVPPVSALPQLPIHSNTSAQTIECTATKAVDDSLLHVPGKPGSVSQSNMSHMEGSETTYEQDHVRGWGRTSNVSGRSTPDLGHHGHGTWHV; this is encoded by the exons ATGGTCAAGCTTGACATCAATGAGACGTCGCAGTCGCTCGCCATCTTTGGCGGGTACCTCGTTTTCTTCGGACTCGTGTCCTTCTACTTCAAGGAACGCCTCTACATGT CTGAGGCGCTAATGGCCTTCCTTGTAGGTATCGCCTTTGGCCCCATTGGGGCGGGCGTATTCTCACCTATCGACTGGGTACACGGCGACGAGCATCAGCTCGACTACGTCACTTACCAGATCTCGCGTATCGTCATGGGTCTCCAGGTCCTGTTTACCGGCCTCAACCTGCCGATGAAGTACATCTGGCGCCAGAAGCACAGTCTTTCAATTCTCCTGCTCCCAGTGATGACGACCGCGTGGTTCACCGTCGGTCTGCTGGTTTGGGGCCTCATCCCGGGCATGACGTTCTGCGAGGCCCTGGTCATCGGTTCCTGCGTTACCCCGACAGACCCGGTACTAGCCAACTCCATCTGCAAGG GCCGTTTTGCCGAGAAGTATGTACCCCTCGGCGTCCGAAACATTATCCTGGCCGAGGCTGGTGCGAACGATGGCTTGGGCTTCCCCTTCCTGTTCATCCCCCTGCTCCTTATCTTGCGGTACGAGCCCGGCAATGTGGTCAGCACAGTCGGTGGCGCTATTGGCCAGTG GTTCTACGACATTGTGGTCTACCAGATCATCGTGTCAGTCGTACTTGGGATCGTGATCGGCTacgtcgcgcgcaaggcTCTCCTCTACGCCGAGAAGCACCA CTACATTGAGCACGAGTCTTATCTGGCCTTCTGCGTCGccatcaccttcctcaccctcggcatcgtcgGGATCCTCGGCTCGGACGACATTCTGTCGTGCTTCGTCGTGGGCAATGTCATGAACTGGGACGACAGCTACCGAGAGGGTAGCGAGGGCCAGGCTTTCCAGGAAGTTATCGACTGCCTGCTCAACAGT GGTATTTTCCTCTTCATCGGCGCCATCATGCCTTGGGACCAGTTTGGCAATTTCTGGAGCATTACTCCTTGGCGCCTTGTCGTCCTGGGCATCTGTGTTATGCTGGTCCGCCGCCTTCCTTGGGTTTGGATGCTC GCCCTCTTCGCCGGCTACTTCGGCCCTATCGGTGTCGGTGCGCTCTTCTACGCCCAGGTCGCCCTCCACTGGGTCCCTCACGACGCCCGTCCGCGCCTGTACGCTATGGTGCTGCCCGTCGTCTACTTTATCATCATGACCTCGATCATTGTCCACGGCATCACGATCCCGCTTGGCATGCTTCTTCAGCGCTTGTTCGGCTTCGACCCCTCCAAGCTCTTTTCCGGCGGTCATGCCGACTTGCTGGATGCCAAGAGTCTCCGCGGGGTTCCTCCCGTCAGTGCCCTCCCTCAGCTCCCTATCCACAGCAACACCTCGGCCCAAACCATCGAGTGCACTGCCACCAAGGCCGTTGACGACTCGCTCCTCCATGTGCCTGGCAAGCCCGGCTCAGTTAGCCAGAGCAACATGAGCCACATGGAGGGCAGTGAGACTACATACGAACAGGACCACGTCCGCGGCTGGGGCCGTACCTCCAACGTCAGCGGGCGCAGCACGCccgacctcggccaccACGGCCATGGTACGTGGCATGTATAA